The following are encoded together in the Pan troglodytes isolate AG18354 chromosome 6, NHGRI_mPanTro3-v2.0_pri, whole genome shotgun sequence genome:
- the STEAP1B gene encoding STEAP family member 1B, with protein sequence MESRKDITNQEEIWKMKPRRNLEDNDYLHKDTGETSMLKRPVLLHLHQTAHADEFDCPSELQHTQELFPQWHLPIKIAAILASLTFLYTLLRGVIHPLATSHQQYFYKIPILVINKVLPMVSITLLALVYLPGVIAAIVQLHNGTKYKKFPHWLDKWMLTRKQFGLLSFFFAVLHAIYSLSYPMRRSYRYKLLNWAYQQVQHNKEDAWIEHDVWRMEIYVSLGIVGLAILALLAVNLFHL encoded by the exons atggaaagcagaaaagacatcacaaaccaagaagaaatttggaaaatgaagCCTAGGAGAAATTTAGAAGACAACGATTATttg cATAAGGACACGGGAGAGACCAGCATGCTAAAAAGACCTGTGCTTTTGCATTTGCACCAAACAGCCCATGCTGATGAATTTGACTGCCCTTCAGAACTTCAGCACACACAGGAACTCTTTCCACAGTGGCACTTGCCAATTAAAATAGCTGCTATTTTAGCATCTCTGACTTTTCTTTACACTCTTCTGAGGGGAGTAATTCACCCTTTAGCAACTTCCCAtcaacaatatttttataaaattccaaTCCTGGTCATCAACAAAGTCTTGCCAATGGTTTCCATCACTCTCTTGGCATTGGTTTACCTGCCAGGTGTGATAGCAGCAATTGTCCAACTTCATAATGGAACCAAGTATAAGAAGTTTCCACATTGGTTGGATAAATGGATGTTAACAAGAAAGCAGTTTGGgcttctcagtttcttttttgctGTCCTGCATGCAATTTATAGTCTGTCTTACCCAATGAGGCGATCCTACAGATACAAGTTGCTAAACTGGGCATATCAACAG GTCCAACATAATAAAGAAGATGCCTGGATTGAGCATGATGTTTGGAGAATGGAGATTTATGTGTCTCTGGGAATTGTGGGACTGGCAATACTGGCTCTGTTGGCTGTGAATCTATTCCATCTGTGA